From the genome of Miscanthus floridulus cultivar M001 chromosome 10, ASM1932011v1, whole genome shotgun sequence, one region includes:
- the LOC136485765 gene encoding uncharacterized protein: MRALSSVGVGLAVVSSLLLLALTTELYYIFVHKRRQRRRAAAISDAASSPSSSSRELFQLFCFKKPPAALASTYAVPKPASAVAVAVDGSGGDDDDETVEAQLMRLGSIVGPTRLLFTIKEETREDLESEDGGRCGRSRSLGELLHCAETPPFLTPRASPSPVPTAAMDNSYNPLFKSPAASPGLSAAPAVSPPPKFQFLRDAEEKLYRRALAEEEAMRARRSPAAAADEDGGYITIVVAKNNRVIPMPSSSPSPPNAAAAASGGHQ, encoded by the coding sequence ATGAGAGCTTTGAGCAGCGTCGGCGTCGGGCTGGCCGTGGTGTCGTCGCTACTCCTGCTGGCGCTCACCACCGAGCTCTACTACATCTTCGTGCACAAgcgccggcagcggcggcgcgccgCGGCCATCTCCGACGCGGCGTCGTCCCCGTCCTCCTCCTCGCGCGAGCTGTTCCAGCTCTTCTGCTTCAAGAAGCCGCCGGCGGCGCTCGCGTCTACCTACGCCGTCCCCAAGCCGGCCTCCGCCGTGGCGGTGGCCgtcgacggcagcggcggcgacgacgacgacgagacgGTGGAGGCGCAGCTGATGCGGCTGGGAAGCATCGTAGGGCCCACGCGCCTGCTGTTCACCATCAAGGAGGAGACCCGGGAAGACCTGGAGTCCGAGGACGGAGGGCGGTGCGGCCGGAGCCGCAGCCTCGGCGAGCTGCTGCATTGCGCCGAGACGCCGCCGTTCCTCACGCCCAGGGCCTCGCCGTCGCCCGTGCCCACGGCCGCAATGGACAACTCCTACAACCCGCTGTTCAAGTCCCCCGCGGCCAGCCCGGGCCTGAGCGCTGCCCCGGCGGTGTCGCCGCCGCCCAAGTTCCAGTTCCTCAGGGACGCCGAGGAGAAGCTCTACCGCCGCGCGCTCGCCGAGGAGGAGGCCATGAGAGCGCGGAGGTCGCCGGCGGCCGCTGCTGACGAGGATGGCGGGTACATCACCATCGTGGTGGCCAAGAACAACCGCGTCATCCCCatgccgtcgtcgtcgccttcgccACCcaacgccgcggccgccgccagcGGCGGCCATCAGTGA